In one window of Methanococcoides methylutens DNA:
- a CDS encoding metallophosphoesterase family protein, whose amino-acid sequence MKIIALSDTHLTRGGIPPAFKHLLDDCDIIAHAGDFTTMECYQAFADTGKLKAVHGNSDDSELKELLPERLIFNADGVKIGLVHEGALSIMDTTALRYLALEMGVDVLIFGHIHRPLVETSDVILICPGSPTSPRMSDPSIVKINIDNGKVSAEIVEIEGHACGFIDFSRKLESTN is encoded by the coding sequence ATGAAGATAATTGCTCTTTCTGATACCCACCTTACAAGAGGGGGCATCCCCCCTGCATTCAAACACCTTCTTGATGACTGTGATATAATCGCCCACGCCGGCGATTTTACAACCATGGAATGTTATCAGGCCTTTGCCGATACTGGCAAGCTCAAAGCGGTCCATGGGAATTCTGATGATAGTGAGCTAAAAGAACTATTGCCCGAAAGATTGATCTTTAATGCCGATGGTGTCAAAATAGGTCTCGTACATGAAGGAGCCTTATCGATTATGGATACCACCGCATTACGCTATCTTGCACTTGAGATGGGAGTGGATGTTTTGATCTTTGGTCATATCCACAGACCACTGGTGGAAACTAGCGATGTGATACTTATCTGCCCGGGATCCCCTACAAGCCCCCGTATGTCAGACCCTTCCATAGTAAAGATAAATATTGATAATGGAAAGGTCTCTGCAGAGATAGTAGAAATCGAAGGACATGCGTGCGGTTTTATTGATTTTTCCCGTAAGCTCGAAAGCACGAACTAA
- a CDS encoding RPA family protein — translation MAGYVREVSRRIFAQEFRESNLTFKDGDDQYSPQYLLTPTGAKVNRLFIVGTLIEKEDIGTDSEYWRGRVSDPTGSFMIYAGQYQPEAAQFLAECETPAFVAIVGKPSTYTTAEGTVLTSVRPESISLVDGATRDLWVADTAKRTLERIKDLDNMDPNVIKAKEHYGADNTQYASMVKEALKSLKEDI, via the coding sequence ATGGCCGGATATGTAAGAGAAGTTTCACGCCGTATTTTTGCACAGGAGTTCAGGGAATCCAATTTGACATTTAAGGACGGGGATGACCAATATTCTCCACAGTACCTGTTAACGCCTACAGGTGCAAAAGTAAATCGTCTCTTTATTGTGGGAACACTTATTGAAAAGGAAGATATTGGCACAGATTCCGAATATTGGAGAGGGCGGGTGTCTGATCCTACCGGTTCCTTCATGATATATGCCGGACAGTATCAACCCGAAGCAGCACAGTTCCTTGCAGAATGTGAAACACCTGCCTTTGTAGCCATTGTAGGGAAACCAAGTACCTACACGACAGCAGAAGGCACTGTCCTGACATCTGTCAGGCCGGAATCCATTTCTCTGGTGGATGGTGCTACACGTGATCTATGGGTTGCAGACACTGCAAAAAGAACACTCGAACGCATTAAAGATCTTGATAATATGGATCCAAATGTCATCAAGGCAAAAGAACACTATGGCGCTGACAACACTCAATATGCTTCAATGGTAAAGGAAGCACTAAAGTCATTAAAAGAAGATATTTGA
- a CDS encoding replication protein A produces MDKTAENIKNRFLELGVDIPIENIAERLDKLVTKFKVPLDEARRSVIAYFLKEYNIDRNDFFTGQGSTPLVKINEVNEGGKWVNIRGKVVQLWDSTHESVSQVGLLGDDTGTTKFIKWARDDIPDVQEGKSYQFNNVVINEWNGRFEITLNKNTIIEEISEDIDVVSTALSSPTDGQPAPMVSVADITEDGKWISLKVRVSQLWDNTHESISQVGLIGDGTGTIKFIKWTSAGLPDIEEEKSYLFNNVVAQEWNDRFEVTLNKNSTIEELDEEVDIGTSSVTFSGVMVDVQSGSGLIKRCPTCNRALTKGACMEHGKVDGVYDLRIKAVLDDGNIAQEALLKRELAEQISDMTLDDAISMAADALDQGVVLDQMKLKLLGKYFAVTGSKMDRYILVDSIEPQAELSPETIDELISEAEVL; encoded by the coding sequence ATGGATAAGACAGCAGAGAATATCAAGAACAGATTTTTAGAACTTGGTGTGGATATACCCATTGAGAACATTGCCGAAAGACTTGACAAACTTGTCACAAAGTTCAAGGTTCCCCTGGATGAAGCCCGCAGGAGTGTTATAGCATATTTCCTGAAAGAATACAATATTGACAGGAATGATTTTTTCACAGGTCAGGGATCAACTCCTCTTGTAAAGATCAATGAGGTCAACGAGGGTGGTAAATGGGTAAACATCAGGGGAAAGGTCGTGCAACTCTGGGACAGCACTCATGAATCCGTGTCTCAGGTAGGTCTTTTAGGGGATGATACTGGAACGACCAAATTCATTAAGTGGGCACGCGATGATATCCCTGATGTCCAGGAAGGTAAAAGCTACCAGTTCAACAATGTTGTCATCAATGAGTGGAACGGAAGGTTCGAGATAACACTTAACAAGAACACTATTATCGAAGAGATCTCTGAGGATATCGATGTAGTATCCACTGCACTATCTTCTCCGACAGATGGTCAGCCTGCACCTATGGTAAGTGTTGCTGATATTACCGAGGATGGTAAGTGGATCTCTCTTAAAGTAAGGGTATCACAGCTCTGGGACAATACTCATGAATCCATATCTCAGGTCGGTCTGATAGGAGACGGAACAGGAACCATCAAATTCATAAAGTGGACAAGTGCCGGTCTTCCGGATATCGAAGAAGAGAAAAGCTATCTTTTCAACAATGTGGTTGCTCAGGAATGGAATGACCGATTTGAAGTTACTCTTAACAAGAACAGTACAATAGAAGAGCTTGATGAGGAAGTGGATATCGGCACATCTTCTGTTACTTTTAGTGGTGTAATGGTGGATGTTCAGTCCGGATCAGGTTTGATAAAACGCTGTCCTACATGCAACAGGGCATTGACCAAAGGGGCATGTATGGAACATGGAAAAGTAGATGGTGTTTATGACCTTCGTATCAAAGCCGTTCTTGATGACGGAAATATTGCGCAGGAAGCCCTTCTAAAAAGAGAGCTTGCGGAGCAGATCTCTGATATGACCCTTGATGATGCGATTTCCATGGCAGCAGATGCTCTTGATCAGGGTGTTGTTCTTGATCAAATGAAACTCAAACTTCTCGGAAAATATTTCGCAGTAACAGGTTCCAAGATGGATCGTTATATCCTGGTTGATTCTATTGAACCGCAGGCGGAGTTGAGCCCGGAAACAATTGATGAACTTATTTCAGAGGCGGAGGTGTTGTAA